In a single window of the Nicotiana tomentosiformis chromosome 8, ASM39032v3, whole genome shotgun sequence genome:
- the LOC104117795 gene encoding uncharacterized protein, which yields MWINNNSYFFQSLYFNSNTSNLTNTFFNQFFSIAIIMTSVAAKVAVIGSGISGAVCASTLAKNGISVTLFESARGPGGRMSQRREKAEDGRELYFDHGAPYFTASNPDVLRLICDWQSKGLVAEWKEKFATFDFASKQFLDIEEESSDKKYVGFPGMNSICKSLCQEPGVQSRFGVGVGRLEWLDNEDSWSLMGLDGESLGYFTGVVTSDKSTFSPKFTNVTGKPMPIDMGKFPEIPLKITEIPVSPRFALMLAFEEPLSEIPIRGFSFKNSEVLRWAHCDSSKPGRSHNSECWVLHSTAEYARDVIAKTGLQKPSSATLTKVAEELFQEFQSTKLNIPQAFFKKAHRWGSAFPATSIAGDEKCLWDAKKRLAICGDFCVSPNVEGAIISGLAAAAKCSEVLSRL from the exons ATGTGGATAAATAACAACTCCTACTTTTTTCAATCACTCTATTTTAATTCCAATACATCAAATTTGACCAATACTTTTTTCAATCAATTCTTCTCTATTGCTATAATCATGACAAGTGTTGCTGCCAAAGTTGCAGTCATTGGTAGTGGAA TTTCAGGAGCTGTTTGTGCATCAACTTTGGCCAAGAATGGAATTTCAGTTACCCTTTTTGAGTCTGCTAGAGGCCCAGGTGGCCGCATGTCTCAAAGAAG GGAAAAGGCTGAAGATGGGAGGGAGCTGTATTTTGATCACGGTGCTCCTTATTTCACTGCCAGTAATCCTGATGTGCTGAGACTTATTTGTGACTGGCAATCAAAAGGACTTGTTGCTGAGTGGAAAGAAAAATTTGCTACTTTTGATTTTGCTTCTAAGCAATTTCTTGATATTGAAGAG GAAAGTTCGGACAAGAAATATGTCGGTTTTCCAGGAATGAATTCAATTTGTAAATCATTATGCCAGGAGCCTG GAGTTCAAAGTAGGTTCGGGGTAGGTGTTGGGAGGTTGGAGTGGTTGGATAATGAAGATTCATGGTCATTGATGGGTTTAGATGGCGAAAGTCTTGGTTATTTTACGGGAGTCGTGACATCAGATAAAAGTACATTTTCTCCCAAGTTCACTAATGTAACAGGAAAACCTATGCCTATTG ACATGGGCAAATTTCCAGAAATACCGTTGAAGATAACAGAAATTCCTGTTAGTCCGCGCTTTGCTCTCATGCTGGCGTTTGAAGAGCCTTTGTCTGAG ATACCAATAAGAGGCTTCTCGTTCAAGAATTCAGAAGTTCTACGTTGGGCACACTGTGACAGCAGCAAACCAGGACGTTCACATAATAG TGAATGCTGGGTGTTGCACTCAACTGCGGAGTATGCTCGGGATGTTATTGCCAAGACAGGCCTTCAGAAGCCTTCGAGTGCAACATTAACAAAAGTAGCTGAAGAActatttcaagaatttcaaagcaCAAAGCTCAATATACCTCAGGCATTTTTTAAGAAAGCTCATCGATG GGGCAGTGCATTTCCAGCAACAAGCATAGCAGGAGATGAGAAATGCCTTTGGGACGCGAAGAAAAGGCTGGCAATATGCGGAGATTTTTGTGTTAGTCCAAATGTTGAAGGGGCTATCATTAGTGGATTGGCTGCTGCTGCTAAATGTTCTGAAGTGCTTTCGCGCTTATAG